TATCCGTCAACTTTACATGAGCTACATCATTTTTAGCTATAACTATCAATCCACTTGTATCTTTATCTAATCTATGAACTATACCTGGTCTTATCACTCCATTTATCGTTGACAAATCTTTAATATGATAAAGAACCGCATTCACCAAAGTTCCAGTATAAAAACCTTGTGCTGGATGTACTATAACTCCAGGATCTTTATTTATAACAACCATATCTTTATCTTCATAAACTATGTCTATCGGTAAATCTTCAGGTAAAACTTCTAGAATTTCATCCTCAGGAATTCTCACTACTATAGTTTCCTTTCCTTTTAATTTATTCCCACTTTTCGTTTTGTTTTTATTATCTATACTAATATTATCGTTATCTATTAACTTTTGAATATAACTTCTTGTTGCCTCTTCAAGAACTTCACTTAAAAAGGCATCCAATCTTTTTCCTTTATCTTTTTCTTCAACTTTTATTTCTATAATTTCTTTATAGTTATTCATTATCCACTTCCCATTTTCCTTATACTTTCTAATCAAAATTATATCACAACTTATTTTCTATTACAAAAATATTAAAAGAAAAAAAAGAATTCACAAATTTTAGTTGTATATATGTTACAGAACGGTTAAAAACTTTGTTCTATTTTAAAATTTAAGCACAATTAATTAAACGAGGAGGTTTATTTTATGAAAAAGTTAGCACTTTTAGCATGTTCTTTATTTGTTTTAACATCAGTTGCTCAAGCAAAAGAGGTTGTTAGACCAGTTACTAGTTCGAAAGAAGTAGTTAGAGAGCCAGTTACTAGCTCAAAAGAGGTTGTTAATGAACCTGTAATTCTTGAAGAAGTTGTTGTTCCTGTTGCTGCTAATCCTTGGGGATATATCAATTTAAGAGGTGGATGGGATTTCTGGAGTGAATACGATGGATTAAGTATTGATTCTATTCCACTTCTTAGTAAAAAAACTGAAGATTTTGGTGGAGAAATCGCTTTAGAAGCTTATAAATCTTGGGAATACTTCGATTTGGGACTTGGAGTTGCTTATCAAGACCATACAAATAGAAAAACTTTAACTGATGAATTTGGAGATTCTCTTTCTGGAGCTGAATATAAATCGGTTCCTATATACCTTACTGGTAAATACAGAATTAATTACTGGGATTGGGCAGTTACTCCTTATTTAAAAGCTAATGTAGGTTACTCATTTAACTTCGATTCTGACTCAATTAAAGAGAATTTTGAGGGTGAACATTACTCTTACGGAACTAGTGTAGACGACGGTTTATATTGGGCTGCAGGTATTGGATGGGAATATCAAGCATTCAACGTAGATATTCTTTATGGAGAAAACCAAGCTAAATCAAAAGTTAATGGAGAAAATATAAAATTTGACAACGATTATAAAAGAGTTACTTTATCAGTTGGATATAGATTTAACATCTGGTAAAAAGCATTTTTCAAATAACTCCTAATTTATTAAATAGTTAAAGGTAGAATCTGAATATTTGATTCTACCTTTTTTCATATTCTAAAAAAAATAAAGAGGTGATTGAACATCACCTCTTTCATTAATTTTACTTATAACCAACAACTTTTGTATCGTCAATAATTCTAAATGTAAATGTTTCTGTTACAAATAGTTCAACCTCTTTATTACAATGCCCTTGATAACCTAAAGAGAAGTCTTCAGCTAAAACTAACTCAATATTTTCATCATCATAAGGAAGTAAAAGAGCACCAGTTATATTATTAGAAACAATCACTGGCATTCCAAGTATTTTTTCTAATCTTTTTACTAATGGATTATTCAAATTTACCATATTTAAATATATATATTTTTCAAGTCCCACAACTAATGCATAAGGTCCTTTTGCAAATCCTGTATTTCTTAATTTCGAAACACCATACATTAAATTTTTTATAGTTTCCTCTTCTGTCTTTCCAAATTCAATCAATTTAGATTCATCTTTTAAGAGTCCAACTATACACGCTTCATCTAATCCAAAATAAATCGCTTCCTCTTCAAATTTTGCAGCTTTTTTCAAAGCCTCATCTAAATTTGTATAATCTATATCTTTTGCACCTCTATCAAGGTTATCTAATTCCCATCTATTCAATGTGAAAGTTATTCTATTTTCAACAAACGGTTGGATTTTATATACTCCATAAGCTAAATCATCCTTTTTATGAATAGCTAATCTTCCTGTGTTAAGACCTCCATTTCCTACACCTACCGGTCCTGTAACTTTCACAAATCTTCTAGCTGAAAGTTGAGTAGTTAAAACCTCTCTTGCTCTATCTTCTATATCTTTCCATACATTTGCACTTATTGGTGCTAACTCTTTTTTTAAGAAATCCATCTCTTTACCCCCTTATTTTTTTAATGATCCTATATTTAACGATCTTGTATTATTCATCTCTTTTACCTCTTCTTTTATAGGAGCTCCATCTCTTCCCATAAGTTGAGCTTCTATTCCCACTATTTTACCCTGTCTAAATATATAATCCTCTAACTCTTTTCCAAATTCAAATTCATTTCTTCTCATCCATTCAATCACCATAACAGCATGTTCCATCTCTTCATTTCTATTATGAATCAAAATCTCTTTTAATTCTGGATCTTCGGCCATTTCAGCTCTTTGATTATAGTCATCTACCGCTTGTAATTCCTCTTTTAAACTTTGAATTGCAAAGTCTAAATCTGTCGCTTTTTTACTAATTCCACTCAGCATAAAACACCTCCACATTTTAAAACAATCTCTAATTTGTTTATTATGCCATTTCTTCTTATTTCCTTTTTTAATAAAAAATAAATTTAATTTTGATGCTTCAAATAGTAATTCAAATAAGGAAAATTTGAAATATAGATTACTTTCATTTTTTTTGATATTATAATATCGTACTATTGTTTTATATTTTTGAAAAATACGGTATTTTTATTTTAATTTTTTATTTTAATTTTAAAGAATTGGGGGAGAAAGCCATGATTGAAAAAAAAGATATTATTTTAGCCCAAAGTGGTGATGAAGAATCAATCGAAAAAATTCTAAAAGAGTATCATGGAACAATTTATAAAAATAATCTTTCTTTCTTTTTAAAAGGAGGAGATAGTGATGATTTAATGCAAGAGGGATTTATTGGACTCATGAAAGCAATTAAATCTTATGATGAAAGTCGAAATGCTTGTTTTAGCACTTTCGCAAACCTTTGCATCAGAAGACAGATGATTACAGCTGTAAAAAATCACAACTCTGACAAATATAAAAATTTAAATCAAGCTATGCAAGGCGAAGGATATTCAACTCATGAAGAAAATGTTCACTACACCTCACCATCTTTAGGTTTCTACTCTCCAGAGGATATATTTTTAGGTAAGGAACTTGTTAATCTTCTTACAACTTTCCTTAATGACAATCTAAGCTTTTTAGAAAAAAAGTTTTCACATATCTTTGCAAAGAATACACATATATTGAAATTGCTGATTTTTTAAATGAGCCACCTAAAAAAATAGATAATACTATTCAAAGAATTAAAAAGAAAATTATCTCATATCTACAAAATTATTCAAAATAATAATATATATTTCAAACAAAAAGGAGAACTCACAATTAAGTTCTCCTTTTATACTATTAATACTTTTTCATTAACTCTTTTACTTTCGAAACAACCTCATCTTTAGATATTTCTAAAGTTTCATTTGTTCTTCTTATCTTTAACTCAACAATTCCTTCCGCAGCTTTTTTACCAGCAACTACTTTAAACGGATATCCTATTAAATCTCCATCTTTAAATTTGAATCCGATTCTTTCGTCTCTGTCATCTAAAGCTACATCTATATTAGCATCTCCAAATGCATTATAAATCTCTTCAGCTAGAGCTACTTGATCCTCAGCTTTCATATTTGCAGGAATTACTTCAACTACAAATGGAGCTATTGATGATGGCCAAATAATTCCATTCTCATCGTTATTTTGCTCGATTGATGATGCTAAAGTTCTTGAAACTCCAATTCCATAACATCCCATCTCAATAACTTGACTCTTTCCATTTACATCTAAGAATGTTGCATTTAGAGCTTTAGAGTACTTATCTCCTAATTTAAAGATATGTCCACTTTCTATTCCTCTTGCACTTGCTAGCTCTCCTTCACACTTAGGACATTTCTCTCCTACAGTTACTGTTCTTACATCTGCAACTATTGAAGCTGTGTAATCTCTTCCGTAGTTTGCATTTATAAAGTGTGTATCTAT
Above is a genomic segment from Cetobacterium sp. ZOR0034 containing:
- a CDS encoding family 1 encapsulin nanocompartment shell protein translates to MDFLKKELAPISANVWKDIEDRAREVLTTQLSARRFVKVTGPVGVGNGGLNTGRLAIHKKDDLAYGVYKIQPFVENRITFTLNRWELDNLDRGAKDIDYTNLDEALKKAAKFEEEAIYFGLDEACIVGLLKDESKLIEFGKTEEETIKNLMYGVSKLRNTGFAKGPYALVVGLEKYIYLNMVNLNNPLVKRLEKILGMPVIVSNNITGALLLPYDDENIELVLAEDFSLGYQGHCNKEVELFVTETFTFRIIDDTKVVGYK
- a CDS encoding sigma-70 family RNA polymerase sigma factor, with amino-acid sequence MIEKKDIILAQSGDEESIEKILKEYHGTIYKNNLSFFLKGGDSDDLMQEGFIGLMKAIKSYDESRNACFSTFANLCIRRQMITAVKNHNSDKYKNLNQAMQGEGYSTHEENVHYTSPSLGFYSPEDIFLGKELVNLLTTFLNDNLSFLEKKFSHIFAKNTHILKLLIF
- a CDS encoding outer membrane beta-barrel protein encodes the protein MKKLALLACSLFVLTSVAQAKEVVRPVTSSKEVVREPVTSSKEVVNEPVILEEVVVPVAANPWGYINLRGGWDFWSEYDGLSIDSIPLLSKKTEDFGGEIALEAYKSWEYFDLGLGVAYQDHTNRKTLTDEFGDSLSGAEYKSVPIYLTGKYRINYWDWAVTPYLKANVGYSFNFDSDSIKENFEGEHYSYGTSVDDGLYWAAGIGWEYQAFNVDILYGENQAKSKVNGENIKFDNDYKRVTLSVGYRFNIW
- a CDS encoding RluA family pseudouridine synthase, whose protein sequence is MNNYKEIIEIKVEEKDKGKRLDAFLSEVLEEATRSYIQKLIDNDNISIDNKNKTKSGNKLKGKETIVVRIPEDEILEVLPEDLPIDIVYEDKDMVVINKDPGVIVHPAQGFYTGTLVNAVLYHIKDLSTINGVIRPGIVHRLDKDTSGLIVIAKNDVAHVKLTDMFKDKTIEKRYVCICKGNFKNQSGRIETLIGRDSRDRKKMAVVSENGKIAITNYEVIDSVDGFSLVEVGIETGRTHQIRVHMKSLNHPILGDETYGNSSELAKRQMLHSYYLKFLHPITGIETVILGPLKDDFKNVAKRLKLDLTKIVRMYK